In Myxocyprinus asiaticus isolate MX2 ecotype Aquarium Trade chromosome 3, UBuf_Myxa_2, whole genome shotgun sequence, the following proteins share a genomic window:
- the LOC127430505 gene encoding replication factor C subunit 5-like has translation MASTSKTQTQTRNLPWVEKYRPQTLDDLISHQDILSTIQKFINEDRLPHLLFYGPPGTGKTSTILACAKQLYKNKEFNSMVLELNASDDRGIDVVRGPILSFASTRTIFKKGFKLVILDEADAMTQDAQNALRRVIEKFTENTRFCLICNYLSKIIPALQSRCTRFRFGPLSQSQMIPRLEYVIQQESIDITPDGMKAIVTLSTGDMRRSLNILQSTHMAYGKVTEETVYTCTGHPLRSDIANILDWALNKDFTAAYNQILQLKTLKGLALHDILTEVHLLIHRVDFPPSIRMGLLIKLADIEYRLASGTNEKIQLSSMVAAFQAVRDIVVSDG, from the exons GGTTGAGAAATACAGACCACAGACACTAGATGACCTCATCTCTCATCAAGACATCCTGAGCACAA TCCAGAAGTTTATCAATGAAGACAGATTGCCTCATCTGCTCTTTTATGGACCTCCAGGAACAGGAAAGACCTCGACTATATTAGCATGTGCTAAACAACTCTACAAAAATAAAGAGTTCAACTCCATGGTCCTGGAG CTGAACGCGTCAGATGACCGTGGTATAGACGTGGTGAGGGGACCGATCCTCAGCTTTGCCAGCACACGAACTATCTTCAA GAAGGGCTTCAAGTTGGTGATCCTGGATGAAGCGGACGCTATGACCCAGGATGCTCAGAATGCTCTAAGGAGAG tcattGAGAAGTTCACAGAGAACACCCGATTCTGTCTGATCTGTAACTACCTCTCTAAGATTATTCCTGCTCTCCAGTCCCGATGCACGCGGTTTCGTTTCGGTCCACTCTCTCAGAGCCAAATGATTCCCAGACTAGAGTACGTCATACAGCAGGAGAG CATTGACATCACTCCAGATGGCATGAAGGCCATTGTGACCCTCTCAACGGGAGACATGAGACGATCACTAAACATTTTACAG AGCACCCATATGGCCTATGGGAAGGTGACAGAGGAGACTGTTTACACCTGTACTGGACATCCTCTTAGATCAGACATTGCCAACATACTGGACTGGGCTCTCAATAAAGACTTCACCGCTGCATATAACC AAATTCTGCAACTCAAAACTCTGAAAGGTCTGGCACTTCatgacattttaacagaagttcaTCTCCTCATACACCGCG TGGACTTCCCACCCTCCATACGCATGGGTTTGCTTATAAAACTTGCAGATATTGA GTATCGTCTGGCCTCGGGAACTAATGAGAAGATCCAGCTGAGCTCAATGGTTGCTGCTTTCCAGGCAGTTAGAGACATAGTAGTAAGTGATGGATAG